One Gemmatimonadota bacterium genomic region harbors:
- a CDS encoding MOSC domain-containing protein: MGHLEQIWIKRFRGGPMDSRVAAELDAGQGLRDNANRGGKRQVTILEREAWERHMAATGGSLDPAARRANLLVSGCDLRGARGKVLRIGACRIRIHGETRPCERMDEALPGLREVMGEAWGGGAFGEVLDDGTIQVGDAVTLEPGAG, translated from the coding sequence ATGGGCCACCTCGAACAGATCTGGATCAAGCGGTTCCGTGGCGGGCCCATGGACTCCAGGGTCGCGGCCGAGCTGGATGCCGGGCAGGGGCTGCGCGATAACGCCAACCGCGGCGGCAAGCGACAGGTCACCATCCTCGAGCGTGAAGCCTGGGAGCGGCACATGGCCGCCACCGGTGGATCGCTCGACCCAGCAGCCCGACGTGCCAATCTTCTCGTGTCCGGCTGTGACCTCCGTGGGGCGCGGGGCAAGGTGCTGCGGATCGGTGCGTGCCGGATTCGCATCCACGGCGAAACTCGTCCCTGCGAGCGGATGGACGAGGCGCTGCCCGGCCTGCGCGAGGTCATGGGCGAGGCGTGGGGCGGCGGTGCCTTTGGCGAGGTGCTCGATGACGGAACGATCCAGGTGGGCGATGCCGTGACCCTCGAACCCGGGGCCGGATAG
- a CDS encoding YbjQ family protein, which produces MLASRVTMAPTLDGFQVEETLGVVRGIVVRSRSVFGTIGAAFQTIRGGNISLMTDLCERTRADAFAQMIEHAEGLGANAVTCVRYDATEVMQGVSEVLCYGTAVRVRPL; this is translated from the coding sequence ATGTTGGCATCTCGAGTGACGATGGCCCCGACCCTGGACGGCTTCCAGGTGGAGGAAACGCTGGGGGTGGTCCGCGGGATCGTGGTCCGGTCGCGGTCCGTCTTTGGGACGATCGGGGCGGCGTTCCAAACCATTCGGGGTGGCAACATCTCCCTGATGACCGACCTGTGTGAACGGACCCGGGCCGATGCGTTTGCGCAGATGATCGAGCATGCCGAAGGGTTGGGGGCCAATGCCGTGACCTGCGTGCGCTACGATGCGACAGAAGTGATGCAGGGGGTCTCCGAAGTGCTGTGTTACGGGACGGCGGTCCGGGTGCGGCCCTTGTGA
- a CDS encoding lyase, producing the protein MLLASLALALLAPTAAPGVAAIDSIQIKEWTVPWEKTRPRDPYVAPDGRVWFCGQAGNYIAVFDPKNGDFKRYELSENTNPHNLIIDKAGMIWYSGNVNAHIGKLDPKTGEITRYPMPDPAARDPHTLVFDRAGNIWFTVQNGGFVGHLNTTSGKVDLVKIPGSGTRPYGIMMNSKDQPWFNLFGTNKIGMVDPKTMALKEYTLPNERARGRRIAITRDDIVWYVDYTRGFLGRLDPATGAVTEIASPGGMNSLPYALTVDDKDRLWYSENTPNTPNKIIGYDPRSKSFVPGIDIPSGGQTVRHVIYHQPTKSLWFGTDANTLARVTLP; encoded by the coding sequence GTGCTGCTCGCGTCCCTGGCGTTGGCCCTGCTTGCCCCAACTGCGGCCCCCGGCGTGGCCGCGATCGACTCCATCCAGATCAAGGAGTGGACCGTGCCGTGGGAGAAGACCCGTCCACGCGATCCGTACGTCGCGCCTGATGGACGCGTCTGGTTCTGCGGGCAGGCGGGGAACTACATCGCCGTCTTCGACCCGAAGAACGGCGACTTCAAGCGCTACGAACTCTCGGAGAACACCAATCCGCACAACCTGATCATCGACAAGGCCGGGATGATCTGGTACTCGGGCAACGTGAATGCCCACATTGGCAAGCTGGACCCGAAGACCGGGGAGATCACGCGCTATCCGATGCCGGACCCTGCGGCCCGCGACCCGCACACCCTGGTGTTTGACCGGGCGGGCAATATCTGGTTCACGGTGCAGAACGGCGGCTTCGTCGGCCACCTCAACACCACCAGCGGCAAGGTCGATCTCGTCAAGATCCCCGGCTCTGGCACGCGGCCGTACGGGATCATGATGAACTCCAAGGACCAACCCTGGTTCAACCTGTTCGGCACGAACAAGATCGGCATGGTCGACCCGAAGACCATGGCGCTCAAGGAGTACACCTTGCCGAACGAGCGGGCCCGGGGCCGCCGCATCGCCATCACGCGCGACGACATCGTCTGGTACGTGGACTACACGCGCGGGTTCCTCGGACGGCTCGATCCGGCGACCGGGGCCGTCACGGAGATCGCCTCGCCCGGCGGGATGAACTCGTTGCCGTACGCCTTGACCGTGGACGATAAGGACCGCCTCTGGTACTCGGAGAACACCCCGAACACGCCCAACAAGATCATCGGCTATGACCCGCGCTCGAAGTCGTTTGTCCCGGGGATCGATATCCCGAGTGGCGGGCAGACGGTGCGGCACGTCATCTATCATCAACCGACGAAGTCGCTCTGGTTCGGCACCGATGCCAACACCCTGGCCCGCGTGACCCTGCCATGA
- a CDS encoding ankyrin repeat domain-containing protein, with protein sequence MSSRRSPTTRRPGARVGAARFLDAARRWEAAVVAEALRGNPEFAEAVDRHGRTGLHLCAAATAASSRKPLAASVATARALLRGGAAIDAVHPIVDGGESFPARALWHAVARGHNRSLARFLLQSGANPDWCFWAVVWNDDVVTARMLSAHQANVNLTFQGETPLLYATRLHRTRMIRWLLRHGADPNVADADGETPLMVAVARRRPLAEVEELLRHGADPSCLPARRRPDAGLVRLLEKYGTTPRG encoded by the coding sequence ATGTCGTCCAGGCGTTCTCCCACCACTCGTCGGCCCGGTGCCCGTGTTGGCGCGGCACGGTTCCTCGACGCTGCCCGCCGCTGGGAAGCGGCGGTGGTGGCCGAGGCCTTGCGAGGCAATCCGGAGTTTGCTGAGGCGGTCGACCGTCACGGGCGGACCGGGCTGCACTTGTGTGCGGCGGCGACGGCGGCATCCTCGCGCAAGCCGCTGGCCGCCTCGGTGGCGACGGCCCGGGCGCTGTTGCGCGGTGGGGCAGCGATTGACGCCGTGCACCCGATCGTTGATGGTGGGGAGTCGTTTCCGGCGCGTGCATTGTGGCATGCGGTGGCTCGCGGGCACAACCGGAGCCTGGCGCGTTTCCTCCTCCAGTCGGGGGCGAACCCTGATTGGTGTTTCTGGGCGGTGGTATGGAATGACGACGTGGTCACCGCGCGCATGCTGAGCGCACACCAGGCCAACGTGAACCTGACCTTCCAGGGGGAAACGCCCTTGTTGTACGCCACGCGGCTGCACCGGACGCGCATGATTCGCTGGCTGCTGCGCCACGGCGCCGATCCCAACGTGGCGGACGCCGACGGGGAGACGCCACTGATGGTGGCGGTGGCGCGCCGCCGGCCGCTGGCGGAAGTGGAGGAATTGCTGCGGCATGGCGCGGACCCATCGTGCTTGCCTGCCCGCCGCCGTCCCGACGCGGGCCTCGTGCGACTCCTCGAGAAGTACGGCACGACCCCTCGGGGCTGA
- a CDS encoding alanyl-tRNA editing protein: protein MTERLYYTDAYCSTFTARVVDRAEDGRRVWLDRSAFYPTSGGQPHDLGTLDGVPVVDVVDDNDRVAHLLERPLAAAQVTGVVDWARRFDFMQQHTGQHLLSAIFADRFGWETLSVHFGADYATLDLGAEVVPPSAMVEAAELANAAIVANHPVSVTFEEAATAQGLRKPTDRSGSIRVVSIAGLDRSACGGTHVRATGEIGGILLRRQEKMKKNARIEFLCGHRAMRRARADYEVLARMATAASASIDELPALVAGQLAELKASEQARRKLEDEVAATRARAAWEGTAPDANGRRWHLEVRSVGRADEVRAFAIAFASQPGGVYLARCDEPRAVLVASAADSGIDAGQMLKGLLPAHGGKGGGSPRLAQGSLPDAAALAATWGALGDLRTGTA, encoded by the coding sequence ATGACCGAGCGCCTCTACTACACCGACGCGTACTGCTCAACGTTCACCGCGCGCGTGGTCGACCGTGCGGAGGATGGACGACGCGTCTGGCTCGATCGGTCGGCGTTCTACCCGACCTCGGGTGGGCAACCGCACGACCTGGGTACCCTCGATGGCGTCCCCGTGGTCGACGTCGTGGACGACAACGACCGCGTCGCGCACCTGCTGGAGCGACCCCTCGCCGCAGCGCAGGTCACGGGCGTCGTGGACTGGGCCCGCCGCTTCGACTTCATGCAGCAACACACCGGGCAGCACCTCCTCTCCGCCATCTTCGCGGACCGGTTTGGGTGGGAGACGCTCTCCGTGCACTTCGGGGCGGACTATGCCACCCTGGACCTGGGAGCGGAGGTGGTGCCACCGTCGGCGATGGTCGAGGCGGCGGAGCTGGCCAATGCTGCCATCGTCGCGAACCATCCCGTCTCGGTGACGTTTGAGGAGGCCGCCACGGCGCAAGGGTTGCGCAAGCCGACCGATCGATCCGGCTCGATTCGCGTCGTTAGCATCGCGGGACTGGACCGCTCCGCATGCGGCGGAACACATGTTCGTGCGACGGGCGAGATTGGGGGGATCCTCCTGCGGCGACAGGAGAAGATGAAGAAGAACGCCCGCATCGAATTCCTCTGTGGCCATCGGGCCATGCGGCGCGCGCGCGCGGACTACGAGGTCCTGGCGCGGATGGCCACGGCGGCCTCGGCCTCCATCGACGAACTGCCGGCGTTGGTGGCCGGTCAGCTCGCGGAGCTCAAGGCGTCGGAACAGGCGCGGCGCAAGCTGGAGGACGAGGTCGCCGCGACGCGGGCCCGGGCGGCGTGGGAGGGTACCGCGCCGGATGCGAATGGACGCCGGTGGCACCTCGAGGTTCGATCGGTCGGTCGGGCGGATGAGGTGCGCGCCTTCGCGATCGCCTTTGCCTCGCAGCCCGGCGGGGTCTACCTCGCGCGATGCGACGAGCCGCGCGCGGTCCTCGTGGCGTCGGCGGCCGATAGCGGGATCGACGCCGGCCAGATGCTCAAGGGATTGCTCCCGGCGCACGGCGGCAAGGGCGGAGGTTCCCCGCGGCTGGCGCAGGGGAGCCTGCCGGATGCCGCGGCGCTCGCCGCCACCTGGGGAGCGTTAGGTGACCTGCGGACGGGGACAGCATGA
- a CDS encoding DUF3108 domain-containing protein, with amino-acid sequence MRAFAALSLLPTLAAAQSQFDAARLVPRSDSFAVTVQGRQVGGIRETIEKTATGYRLVSVQSLAGMNQSTEVHFSRALAMTSVKQEGQARGQSMKIDVAYGRGRAKGTATTPGAQGMKTIAVDTTVPAGAVDDNVLQSLLPALPLGAGKTFQVPVFASGQGTSKVMTVTVSGSESVTVPAGTFEAWKVDVAGGQVPVTFWVSRTDPRVVKMGFAGAPMAFELVK; translated from the coding sequence ATGCGCGCATTCGCTGCCCTGTCCCTGCTACCAACCCTCGCCGCCGCCCAATCCCAATTCGACGCGGCCCGCCTCGTTCCCCGTTCTGATTCGTTCGCCGTGACCGTGCAGGGGCGCCAGGTCGGCGGGATAAGGGAGACCATCGAAAAAACGGCAACCGGGTATCGGCTGGTTTCCGTGCAGTCCCTCGCGGGAATGAACCAGTCCACCGAGGTGCACTTCTCGCGCGCGCTCGCCATGACGTCGGTCAAGCAGGAAGGACAGGCCCGCGGCCAGTCGATGAAGATCGATGTCGCCTACGGACGAGGTCGGGCAAAGGGCACGGCGACCACCCCCGGGGCGCAGGGAATGAAGACGATCGCGGTCGACACGACGGTTCCCGCAGGAGCGGTGGACGACAACGTGCTGCAATCCCTCCTTCCTGCCCTGCCGTTAGGCGCCGGCAAGACGTTCCAGGTCCCGGTGTTTGCCTCGGGGCAGGGGACCTCGAAGGTCATGACCGTCACGGTCAGTGGCAGCGAGTCGGTCACGGTCCCCGCCGGTACCTTCGAGGCGTGGAAGGTGGACGTGGCGGGGGGGCAGGTCCCGGTGACCTTCTGGGTGAGCCGCACGGACCCGCGAGTGGTAAAGATGGGCTTCGCCGGGGCGCCGATGGCGTTCGAGCTCGTGAAGTAG
- a CDS encoding penicillin acylase family protein — translation MLFLAIATVPVAAQRGGEILWDTYGVPHIHAKTEGQLGYGFGWAQMQAHADLVLELYGEARGRSAEYWGDPSGQREAMDRWVRRMGVARGGARWSAQQAPGFRSYLDAFVQGMNDWAFAHRDQITDSMEVVLPVTVDDVLAHGQRVITTAFVTSPDRVSGTVRAWERGGIRAAEEAAAALEGAEMRGSNAWAIAPAKSASGQAMLVANPHLPWGSFYTWFEAQLVAPGMNLTGATLVGSPIITIGFNDDIAWTHTVNTHDGQDLYELALDGDGYRLDGVRRAFTTRTETMQVKGRDGRLVPQVLTIRESVHGPVVGEKEGRALALRVVGLDRGGAWKQWWDMGRARNKAQYVRALQQMQVPMFTAMYADRQGEILHFFGGLTPVRSRGGWDFWQGIVRGDSTGTLWTKTHSFADLPMLANPAGGWLQNANDPPWTTTVPLVLDPAKYPAYMAPRGMAFRPQRSARLLAETGKISFDELVARKHDTRMELADRLLDDLGAAVAAHGDAEAKAAMAVLTAWDHTADAASRGGVLFAAWWRELNRPGAARTGPQPPFAVAWDAQRALETPDGLADPAAAARALSAAARSVRERHGSLDVAWGEVNRLRRDDVDLPANGGSGQLGVFRVVEFNMPERERQGTGAMGDSFVAAVEFSTPLKAQVLIGYGNWSQPGSKHRVDQLPLFAKKALRPAWRSRAEVEANLEKREIAGGR, via the coding sequence TTGCTGTTCCTCGCCATCGCCACCGTGCCGGTCGCTGCGCAGCGCGGGGGCGAAATCCTCTGGGACACCTATGGTGTCCCGCATATCCATGCCAAAACCGAGGGCCAGCTCGGCTACGGCTTCGGATGGGCCCAGATGCAGGCGCACGCCGACCTCGTCCTTGAGCTGTATGGTGAGGCACGCGGGCGATCGGCCGAGTACTGGGGCGATCCGAGCGGGCAGCGTGAAGCGATGGACCGTTGGGTGCGCCGAATGGGCGTGGCACGCGGGGGGGCGCGGTGGTCCGCGCAGCAGGCGCCGGGCTTCAGGTCCTACCTGGATGCCTTCGTCCAGGGGATGAACGACTGGGCCTTTGCGCACCGCGACCAGATCACGGATTCGATGGAGGTGGTGCTTCCCGTGACCGTGGATGATGTACTGGCCCACGGCCAACGGGTGATCACCACCGCGTTTGTCACGAGTCCGGATCGCGTCAGCGGCACCGTGCGCGCGTGGGAGCGCGGCGGGATACGTGCGGCCGAGGAAGCGGCCGCGGCCCTCGAAGGGGCCGAGATGCGTGGCTCGAATGCCTGGGCCATCGCGCCGGCCAAGTCGGCGAGCGGCCAGGCGATGTTGGTGGCGAATCCGCACTTGCCGTGGGGATCCTTCTACACCTGGTTCGAGGCGCAGCTCGTGGCGCCCGGGATGAATCTCACCGGCGCGACGCTGGTCGGGTCGCCCATTATCACCATCGGTTTCAATGACGACATCGCGTGGACCCACACGGTCAACACGCACGACGGGCAGGACCTCTATGAGTTGGCGCTCGACGGCGACGGCTACCGCCTGGACGGCGTGCGACGCGCATTCACGACGCGCACCGAGACGATGCAGGTGAAGGGTCGCGATGGGCGGCTGGTCCCCCAGGTGCTCACCATCCGCGAGTCCGTGCATGGCCCCGTGGTCGGGGAGAAGGAAGGACGTGCACTGGCGCTGCGCGTCGTTGGGCTTGACCGGGGCGGTGCGTGGAAGCAGTGGTGGGACATGGGCCGTGCCCGCAACAAGGCGCAGTACGTGCGCGCGCTGCAGCAGATGCAGGTGCCGATGTTCACCGCGATGTACGCCGATCGGCAGGGGGAGATCCTGCATTTCTTCGGCGGGCTCACCCCGGTGCGGTCCCGTGGAGGGTGGGACTTCTGGCAGGGGATCGTGCGCGGGGACTCCACGGGCACCTTGTGGACGAAGACCCACAGCTTCGCCGACCTCCCGATGTTGGCGAACCCCGCCGGCGGCTGGCTGCAGAATGCCAACGATCCCCCGTGGACGACCACCGTCCCGCTCGTCCTCGACCCCGCGAAGTACCCGGCCTACATGGCGCCGCGCGGCATGGCGTTCCGCCCGCAGCGCTCGGCGCGACTCCTGGCCGAGACCGGCAAGATATCGTTTGACGAACTGGTGGCGCGCAAGCACGACACCCGCATGGAACTCGCCGATCGCCTGCTCGATGACCTTGGGGCGGCGGTCGCGGCCCATGGGGACGCCGAGGCGAAGGCCGCGATGGCCGTGCTCACGGCGTGGGATCATACGGCCGATGCGGCGTCGCGTGGCGGGGTGTTGTTCGCCGCCTGGTGGCGCGAGCTCAACCGACCCGGCGCTGCGCGCACGGGGCCGCAGCCCCCGTTCGCCGTCGCGTGGGATGCGCAACGGGCCCTGGAGACCCCCGATGGGCTGGCCGATCCTGCGGCGGCCGCGCGGGCGCTCAGCGCCGCCGCGCGCAGTGTGCGGGAACGGCATGGATCACTCGACGTCGCCTGGGGTGAGGTCAACCGCCTGCGCCGGGACGACGTGGACTTGCCGGCCAATGGCGGCAGCGGGCAGTTGGGGGTGTTCCGTGTCGTCGAGTTCAACATGCCGGAACGCGAACGGCAGGGCACCGGGGCCATGGGCGACTCGTTTGTCGCGGCCGTGGAGTTCTCGACGCCACTCAAGGCGCAGGTGCTGATTGGGTACGGCAACTGGTCGCAGCCGGGATCGAAACACCGGGTGGACCAGCTGCCCCTGTTTGCGAAGAAGGCGTTGCGGCCGGCGTGGCGTTCGCGCGCGGAGGTGGAAGCGAACCTCGAGAAGCGCGAAATCGCCGGGGGTCGCTGA
- a CDS encoding cyclase family protein: MSRWRAIATWLCAPMLAGAQPLDLARYHLIDLTHEVSERGPAWPGSRVPFKLDTLTATATTAMFRLQLNEHFGTHLDAPRHAAGAGWTNEQIPLDRLVVPVVVIDVTRQAANTRDYALTPADVAAHEAQHGRIPRGSAVVLWTGWARYWETTALLWCRDHRSPHGAPLSVVWDRGRAPADRRARRRNPRRGFALNRHRRGPILRRPRDPGRRQRPRPRKPGRPLERPGHGRYTHRTAHQDHRRVRWPRARGGPRASLGATAQPARPGAPHTTDPDKVSTRPALTHPAGLASDGVRRDVPATDRYIPEDPMRSTLLAPLAALVVVASTASAQNPPPRCDRMPCDRMEDVRDRREDRRDRAEDRRDRKEDVRDRREDVRDRREDVRDAMHNGGRRDRLEDVRDRREDVRDRREDVRDRREDVRDRAENRRDRREDRRDRRP; the protein is encoded by the coding sequence ATGAGCCGATGGCGCGCGATCGCGACGTGGCTTTGCGCCCCCATGCTCGCGGGGGCGCAACCGCTGGACCTCGCGCGGTATCACCTCATCGACCTCACGCATGAGGTCTCGGAACGTGGGCCGGCCTGGCCCGGCTCACGGGTGCCGTTCAAGCTGGATACCCTGACGGCCACGGCCACCACGGCCATGTTTCGCCTGCAGCTCAACGAACACTTCGGGACGCACCTCGATGCTCCCCGCCACGCCGCCGGCGCGGGGTGGACCAATGAACAGATCCCGCTTGATCGGCTGGTGGTCCCCGTCGTCGTCATCGATGTCACGCGCCAGGCGGCCAACACCCGCGACTATGCGCTCACGCCGGCCGATGTCGCCGCCCATGAGGCGCAGCATGGTCGCATCCCCCGGGGCAGCGCGGTGGTGCTGTGGACCGGCTGGGCGCGTTATTGGGAGACGACAGCGCTACTTTGGTGCCGTGACCACCGCAGCCCGCACGGTGCTCCACTTTCCGTCGTTTGGGATCGAGGCCGCGCGCCTGCTGACCGCCGAGCGAGGCGCCGCAATCCTCGGCGTGGATTCGCCCTCAACCGACATCGGCGCGGCCCCATCCTTCGCCGTCCACGCGATCCTGGGCGCCGCCAACGTCCCCGCCCTCGAAAACCTGGCCGACCTCTCGAACGTCCCGGCCACGGGCGCTACACTCATCGCACTGCCCATCAAGACCACCGGCGGGTCAGGTGGCCCCGTGCGCGTGGTGGCCCTCGTGCCTCGTTAGGCGCCACCGCCCAACCCGCGCGTCCCGGCGCCCCTCACACCACCGACCCGGACAAGGTGTCCACCCGTCCGGCCTTAACGCACCCGGCAGGCCTCGCGTCAGATGGGGTGAGGCGGGACGTTCCCGCCACTGACCGATACATCCCGGAGGATCCCATGCGCTCGACCCTGCTTGCCCCGCTCGCCGCCCTCGTCGTTGTCGCCTCCACCGCCAGTGCGCAGAACCCGCCACCGCGCTGCGATCGCATGCCCTGCGATCGCATGGAAGACGTCCGCGATCGCCGCGAGGATCGTCGCGACCGCGCCGAGGACCGCCGCGACCGCAAGGAAGACGTCCGCGATCGACGGGAGGATGTGCGCGACCGACGCGAAGACGTGCGCGACGCGATGCACAACGGCGGACGCCGGGACCGCCTCGAGGACGTGAGGGATCGTCGCGAGGATGTGCGCGACCGGCGCGAGGATGTGCGGGATCGTCGGGAAGACGTCCGGGATCGCGCCGAGAACCGCCGCGACCGCCGGGAAGACCGTCGCGATCGCCGGCCGTAG